A genomic region of Gemmata massiliana contains the following coding sequences:
- a CDS encoding AMP-binding protein: MLWAIRWATWAAMRAMLALRYKVKVVGTGAVLKRPGPYLIMPNHPAYTDPPNLLVRMWALFKSRPLLLESNFKSPLFAPIAWLLRGIKMPDIVKASAEDRQRAEAAVGEVIASLRAGENVILWPSGRLSRDGAEHLGGARTAADVLAAVPNVTVVLARTRGLWGSMFSWADGELSLMSAFARGLGLWAANLFVLAPRRHVTVTLEAFTPDQRPEPKRELINKWLEAWYNADVPREEPTFVPRHFLFGPRTHKYPPPVTAAPEFDLSKVKPETKSAVTQFIEEKIKRPLAPDENTAEATFNQLGMDSLDAMDVALTVEQRFGFSSDAVPTTVGGLWALAEGLTQNAPPKPPPAGWFDPPADYAPLAILGDTISAAFLNQAVARRTQVIAADDLAGGVTYEKFIVGAWAMSDRFRAIDAPNVGLMLPAAVACDLAFLGLHLAGKLPVMLNWTTGPNNLAHAAKLMNLTHVVTSKAFVDRTHVQVPGTQFVFLEDVRATLGKLGLLRRLLSTRYFGNWVKASLLKRISDDPNRPAVILFTSGSEKAPKAVPLTHRNIISDQRGCLDALQVDRKNSVLGFLPMFHSFGLTITSLLPLFVGVRVVHHPDPTDSGALARKVAAYKTTLAAGTPTFMSYIFDRAKPGELDSLRTIVVGAEKASPALFEKAKQAAPHAEVLEGYGITECAPVVSVTRPGRPHRGTIGPPIACVEICVTDLETKAVLPQGQMGMLHVAGPNVFGGYIGHDGPPPFEEINGKRWYITGDLAVIDETGEVVFHGRLKRFLKAGGEMISLPALEEPFAKKYPPTDQGPRVAVEGVETPDGRRIVLFTTEPLALRDANSLLQSEGHRGVMRLDDVKQLEKLPVLGTGKTDYKVLRAMITEGK, translated from the coding sequence ATGTTGTGGGCGATACGGTGGGCGACGTGGGCCGCGATGCGCGCGATGCTCGCGCTGCGCTACAAGGTGAAGGTGGTGGGGACCGGGGCCGTGTTGAAGCGCCCCGGCCCGTACCTCATCATGCCCAACCACCCGGCCTACACCGACCCGCCGAACCTGCTCGTGCGGATGTGGGCGCTCTTCAAATCCCGCCCGCTGCTGCTCGAATCGAATTTCAAAAGCCCGCTGTTCGCGCCGATCGCGTGGCTGCTCCGTGGCATCAAAATGCCGGACATCGTGAAGGCCAGCGCCGAAGACCGGCAGCGCGCGGAGGCCGCCGTGGGCGAAGTGATCGCGTCGCTGCGCGCGGGCGAGAACGTGATCCTGTGGCCGAGCGGCCGGCTCTCGCGGGACGGGGCCGAGCACCTGGGCGGGGCGCGCACGGCCGCGGACGTACTCGCGGCGGTACCGAACGTGACCGTGGTGCTCGCACGCACGCGCGGGTTATGGGGCAGCATGTTCAGTTGGGCCGACGGCGAACTGTCCCTGATGAGTGCCTTCGCCCGCGGGCTGGGATTGTGGGCGGCGAATCTGTTCGTCCTCGCGCCGCGCCGCCACGTTACGGTCACGCTCGAAGCGTTCACCCCGGACCAGCGGCCCGAGCCGAAACGCGAACTCATCAACAAGTGGCTCGAAGCGTGGTACAACGCGGACGTGCCGCGCGAGGAGCCGACGTTCGTTCCGCGGCACTTCCTGTTCGGTCCGCGCACGCACAAGTACCCGCCGCCGGTCACGGCCGCGCCGGAGTTCGATCTCTCGAAAGTGAAGCCTGAGACGAAGAGCGCGGTGACGCAGTTCATCGAAGAGAAAATCAAGCGCCCGCTCGCACCCGATGAAAATACGGCCGAAGCGACCTTCAACCAACTCGGGATGGACAGCCTCGATGCGATGGACGTGGCGCTGACGGTAGAGCAGCGGTTCGGGTTCAGTAGCGACGCGGTACCGACCACGGTGGGCGGGCTGTGGGCGCTGGCGGAAGGGTTGACCCAGAACGCGCCGCCGAAGCCACCGCCCGCAGGGTGGTTCGATCCGCCCGCGGACTACGCGCCGCTCGCGATTCTCGGTGACACGATCAGTGCCGCGTTCCTGAACCAAGCCGTTGCGCGGCGCACTCAGGTGATCGCGGCGGACGATCTCGCGGGCGGGGTGACTTACGAGAAATTCATCGTCGGTGCATGGGCCATGTCAGACCGGTTCCGCGCGATCGACGCGCCGAACGTGGGGCTCATGCTCCCCGCGGCCGTCGCGTGCGATCTCGCGTTCCTGGGGCTGCACCTCGCCGGGAAGTTACCGGTGATGCTGAACTGGACCACCGGTCCCAACAATCTCGCGCACGCTGCAAAGCTGATGAATCTCACGCACGTCGTCACGTCGAAGGCGTTCGTTGATCGCACCCACGTGCAGGTTCCGGGAACGCAGTTCGTATTCCTGGAAGACGTGCGCGCTACGCTGGGCAAACTCGGCTTGCTTCGCAGGCTGCTTTCGACGCGATACTTCGGCAACTGGGTGAAGGCTTCGCTTCTGAAGCGCATCTCGGACGATCCGAATCGGCCCGCAGTCATACTGTTCACGAGTGGCAGCGAGAAGGCGCCGAAGGCCGTACCGCTCACGCACCGGAACATCATCTCCGACCAGCGCGGCTGCCTCGACGCGCTTCAGGTTGATCGGAAGAACTCGGTTCTCGGGTTCCTGCCGATGTTCCACAGCTTCGGGCTGACCATTACCAGCTTGTTACCGCTGTTCGTCGGGGTTCGGGTCGTTCACCACCCGGACCCGACCGACTCGGGCGCGCTGGCGCGCAAGGTCGCCGCGTACAAAACGACGCTCGCTGCCGGTACTCCCACGTTCATGAGCTACATCTTCGACCGCGCCAAGCCGGGCGAACTCGATTCGCTCCGGACGATCGTCGTCGGCGCGGAGAAGGCGTCGCCGGCGCTCTTCGAGAAGGCGAAGCAAGCCGCCCCGCACGCCGAAGTTCTGGAAGGTTACGGCATCACGGAATGTGCCCCGGTGGTGTCGGTCACGCGCCCCGGCCGCCCGCACCGCGGCACCATCGGTCCGCCGATCGCGTGTGTCGAGATTTGTGTGACGGACCTGGAGACGAAAGCGGTGCTCCCGCAGGGGCAGATGGGGATGCTACACGTCGCGGGGCCGAACGTGTTCGGAGGATACATCGGACACGACGGCCCGCCGCCGTTCGAGGAGATTAACGGCAAGCGGTGGTACATTACAGGTGACCTCGCGGTGATCGACGAGACCGGCGAGGTCGTGTTTCACGGGCGGTTGAAGCGCTTCCTCAAAGCGGGCGGCGAGATGATTTCGCTCCCCGCGCTGGAGGAACCGTTCGCGAAGAAGTACCCGCCCACGGACCAAGGGCCGCGGGTCGCGGTGGAGGGTGTGGAGACCCCTGACGGGCGCCGGATCGTGCTGTTCACCACGGAACCGCTCGCGCTCCGCGACGCGAACTCGCTTCTCCAGAGCGAGGGGCACCGCGGGGTGATGCGCCTCGACGACGTGAAGCAACTGGAGAAGCTCCCGGTGCTCGGTACGGGCAAAACGGACTATAAGGTGCTCCGGGCGATGATTACCGAGGGGAAGTAA
- a CDS encoding DUF4139 domain-containing protein encodes MRPSHLVPIVGLTFGLMALAPLARGDNQPDTKQPLKQPAPKQPAAKMSGADVKQSPPVNLPITRVVMFSAGVAYFHREGDVTGDGRLDLRFDEGDVNDLLKSLVLTDKDGGKVRAVTYDNRMPLDITLKGFAVDVTENPTMGQLMHQVRGEKVEVADKTGVVTVGQIVSVERPAVPATGPDPGELLNLLTEDGLQTVELKQLKKIKLVRPELQAEFKKALEMLASARGDNKKAVSVVFSGNGKRKVAVGYVNEAPLWKPSYRLSVDEKGATRIQGWATIENTTDEDWTNVKVGLVAGRPMSFQMDLYDPLFVPRPMVEPDLFASLRPPMYQGGLNPTANMGVAMGNATGNPMSFGGGFGGAGQQLGGFGGGGVGGNQIGNQGNLGIQGGQVGQVGNLGGQFGLQGGFTGNYGMYPQRVPRPNLRTLYGDRLTYSEYVSRLRGNPSRPPESDRPTVVTVKDPLDKQAGALAVADGALGDMFEYTIDEPITLAKQKSALVPLVNEAVESSRVSIFNAATLAKHPLLGLKLVNKTKLHLAQGPVTVFDGGTFAGDARLPDIKPGETRLVSYAIDLGTEVVAEPNETKRTLLSVAVADGKLVMRAGLKRVTTYQIRNRNPQDRTVIVEHPRHSGWKLVTPAKADDQTRSFYRFDSVVKAGALVTLEVTEESPAVDVYGLTETSRDALLRYAALKEAKPAVREVFTKLIELREKVDEAQKGIADEQELLKEIADDQDRIRKNIERTPKESEAFKRYLKKFDDQETEIEKRRARLKELKAELAKHEKALKDFASTAKAE; translated from the coding sequence ATGCGCCCCTCTCACCTCGTACCGATCGTCGGACTGACGTTCGGTCTCATGGCCCTGGCGCCGCTCGCACGCGGCGACAATCAACCCGATACGAAGCAGCCACTCAAGCAGCCCGCACCCAAACAACCTGCCGCCAAGATGTCGGGCGCGGACGTTAAGCAATCCCCCCCCGTTAACCTCCCCATCACGCGGGTCGTGATGTTCAGCGCGGGCGTCGCGTACTTCCACCGCGAGGGGGACGTGACCGGCGACGGTCGGCTCGACTTGCGGTTCGACGAGGGCGACGTGAACGACCTGCTCAAGAGCCTCGTCCTCACGGACAAGGACGGCGGGAAGGTCCGCGCGGTGACCTACGACAACCGGATGCCGCTCGACATCACGCTCAAGGGGTTCGCGGTGGACGTGACCGAGAACCCGACGATGGGCCAGCTCATGCACCAGGTCCGCGGCGAGAAGGTCGAGGTCGCGGATAAGACCGGAGTGGTCACCGTCGGGCAGATCGTCAGCGTCGAGCGCCCCGCAGTGCCCGCGACGGGACCGGACCCGGGCGAGCTCCTCAACCTTCTCACCGAGGACGGGCTGCAAACGGTCGAATTGAAGCAGCTCAAGAAGATCAAGCTTGTGCGCCCCGAACTCCAGGCCGAGTTCAAAAAGGCGCTGGAGATGCTCGCGAGCGCGCGGGGTGACAACAAGAAGGCCGTGTCGGTGGTGTTCAGCGGGAATGGCAAACGCAAGGTCGCGGTGGGCTACGTCAACGAGGCGCCGTTGTGGAAACCGAGCTACCGCCTCAGCGTGGACGAAAAGGGCGCGACCCGCATTCAGGGGTGGGCGACCATCGAGAACACGACCGACGAGGACTGGACCAACGTGAAAGTGGGGCTGGTCGCGGGGCGCCCGATGTCGTTCCAGATGGACCTGTACGACCCGCTCTTCGTCCCGCGCCCGATGGTCGAACCGGACCTGTTCGCGTCGCTGCGCCCGCCGATGTATCAGGGCGGGCTGAACCCCACCGCGAACATGGGAGTCGCGATGGGCAACGCCACTGGCAATCCCATGAGTTTCGGCGGTGGATTCGGGGGCGCTGGTCAGCAACTCGGTGGGTTTGGTGGGGGCGGGGTCGGTGGGAATCAGATCGGGAATCAGGGCAATTTGGGTATCCAGGGTGGTCAGGTCGGTCAGGTCGGGAACCTCGGCGGTCAGTTCGGGCTTCAAGGCGGTTTCACGGGTAATTACGGCATGTATCCGCAGCGCGTCCCGCGCCCGAATCTGCGCACGCTCTACGGTGACCGGCTCACCTACTCGGAGTACGTCAGCCGCCTGCGCGGGAATCCGTCGCGGCCACCCGAATCCGACCGCCCGACGGTGGTCACTGTAAAAGACCCGCTCGACAAGCAGGCCGGGGCGCTTGCTGTGGCCGACGGCGCGCTGGGCGACATGTTCGAGTACACCATTGATGAGCCGATCACGCTCGCGAAGCAGAAGTCCGCGCTCGTGCCGCTCGTGAACGAAGCCGTCGAGAGCTCGCGCGTGAGTATCTTCAATGCAGCCACGCTCGCCAAGCACCCGCTGCTCGGGCTGAAACTCGTCAACAAGACCAAGCTCCACCTCGCACAAGGGCCGGTCACGGTGTTCGACGGCGGCACGTTCGCGGGCGATGCGCGGCTACCGGACATCAAGCCGGGCGAAACCCGGCTCGTGAGCTACGCCATCGACCTCGGCACCGAAGTCGTCGCGGAGCCGAATGAAACCAAGCGCACACTGCTCTCCGTGGCGGTCGCTGATGGCAAACTGGTCATGCGTGCCGGGTTGAAGCGCGTCACAACGTACCAAATTCGCAACCGGAACCCGCAGGACCGGACGGTGATCGTCGAGCACCCCAGGCACTCGGGCTGGAAGCTCGTCACCCCGGCCAAGGCCGATGACCAAACGCGGAGCTTCTATCGATTCGACTCGGTCGTAAAAGCCGGTGCCCTGGTTACGCTCGAAGTCACGGAAGAATCTCCGGCCGTGGACGTGTACGGGCTGACCGAGACGAGCCGCGACGCCCTGCTCCGCTACGCGGCACTGAAGGAGGCGAAGCCGGCCGTTCGCGAAGTGTTCACGAAGCTGATCGAGCTGCGTGAGAAAGTGGACGAGGCTCAGAAGGGAATCGCGGACGAGCAAGAACTGCTGAAGGAAATCGCGGACGATCAGGACCGCATCCGCAAGAACATCGAGCGAACGCCGAAGGAATCGGAAGCCTTCAAGCGCTACCTGAAGAAGTTCGACGACCAGGAAACGGAGATCGAGAAGCGCCGGGCGCGCCTCAAAGAACTGAAGGCCGAACTCGCGAAGCACGAGAAGGCCCTCAAGGACTTTGCCAGCACCGCGAAAGCGGAGTAA
- a CDS encoding SMI1/KNR4 family protein — protein sequence MIDWPTVFEHATPNRGATEAEIAEFVATFGAPLTRAEVARVNGTQCNPWLPTDPQHATWEPFDSAAWVMPADRPIPPSYLSFIRYSDGGRFSNGMRLFQMAGTELRSFLIVYHVPQYMPLAVPFAFTDSGGMYLFDMREPPDTSGEYPIICAGAGALDFDPHESPRIASNFLEACCGRFNVERLQFGRVVLTADQWETCTDLKPMLDGREGYDRKLRLFACACARRVWHLMPGEHFWRAIETAEQFADGKVTDEACQGLKKKCESMNTQNGWSTAAAAATHCLSTDAVEAAWSGAQNAAGSESSTDRGEGPKWEAARAKQVDLLREIFGNPFRPIHVDPLWLKWNNGTVPQIADRIYQTNNFGDLLVLADALEEAGCTDAETLAHLRGQSEHVRGCWALDLLRTASA from the coding sequence GTGATCGACTGGCCCACAGTGTTCGAGCACGCGACGCCCAACAGAGGCGCGACAGAAGCCGAAATCGCGGAGTTCGTTGCAACATTTGGTGCGCCGCTCACACGGGCCGAGGTCGCGCGTGTTAACGGTACTCAGTGCAATCCGTGGTTGCCGACCGATCCGCAGCACGCGACGTGGGAGCCGTTCGATTCGGCCGCGTGGGTGATGCCCGCGGACCGCCCGATTCCGCCCTCGTACCTGTCGTTTATTCGGTACTCCGATGGCGGAAGGTTCTCGAACGGAATGCGCCTCTTTCAAATGGCGGGGACGGAGTTGCGTAGCTTCTTGATTGTGTACCACGTGCCCCAATACATGCCATTGGCCGTGCCGTTTGCGTTCACCGATAGCGGGGGCATGTACCTGTTCGATATGCGCGAACCACCCGATACGAGTGGCGAATATCCCATTATCTGCGCTGGTGCCGGGGCGCTCGACTTCGATCCACACGAATCACCGCGAATTGCCAGTAACTTCCTCGAAGCCTGTTGCGGGCGCTTCAATGTGGAGCGCCTACAATTCGGGCGCGTAGTTCTCACGGCCGACCAGTGGGAGACGTGTACTGATCTCAAACCAATGCTCGACGGGCGTGAAGGGTACGATCGTAAACTCCGGTTGTTCGCGTGTGCGTGCGCTCGCCGAGTATGGCACTTGATGCCCGGTGAGCACTTCTGGCGTGCCATCGAAACAGCCGAACAGTTTGCGGACGGCAAGGTGACGGACGAGGCGTGCCAGGGGCTGAAGAAAAAGTGCGAGTCAATGAACACTCAGAACGGATGGAGTACAGCAGCGGCCGCAGCCACCCACTGCCTCAGTACGGACGCTGTGGAGGCCGCGTGGAGCGGGGCACAGAATGCGGCAGGTTCGGAATCCAGTACCGACCGAGGCGAAGGGCCAAAATGGGAAGCGGCTCGTGCGAAACAGGTCGACCTGCTGCGCGAGATTTTTGGTAACCCGTTTCGCCCCATTCACGTTGATCCGCTGTGGCTGAAGTGGAACAACGGCACGGTACCCCAAATCGCGGATCGCATCTATCAAACGAACAATTTCGGCGACTTGCTCGTGCTGGCTGACGCACTCGAAGAAGCCGGCTGCACGGATGCGGAGACCCTCGCGCACTTACGAGGCCAGAGCGAACACGTGCGCGGGTGCTGGGCGCTCGATCTGCTTCGCACCGCGTCGGCTTGA
- a CDS encoding vWA domain-containing protein: MPAPKFLSGLPKPVLFGLYGAIGGLLGALLLGEPIMSALGPKQAQAAPAPAPEPRLAVSVSDRLQVYQGGTNKLLVQIVRDAFDDDVALRVDDLPPGLTARETVIPAGKTTGEIELRAALTTKAELGTEHKGLKVTASARPGRKVVTETTTFALTPLVAAPPEADIVFVLDVTGSMQNQINGLKDGIGTFANDLRAAKVDARFGCLAFRDLTQGEPSQVLKFKGAQFTDDAIAFSNEVARLSARGGGDDPETSLEAIIEGAGYDFRKGATRSLVLITDAAPKTRGVSVQKTASTLADKKIDLLHLVINSPGRAQYQEVQLGALGVPAEKGVDRGKEFDLAKTAGDSAAFTNVLLPEMTKAIVAAAEAKPAARPELAKQEIAKPELKTVKAVQSDQTYDQSSIGQLVLAVGAWTGSIAGLVCLFLLGGQHHYLRGGLPPVGGIVAGLVGGIVAGVIGGAAGQGLFLLAPGNKELTIVFQVLSWALLGGLAGAGLSMFVPNLKTGYGLVGGALGGALGAGGYIVVTASAGAQLGRLAGGLALGLCIGLMVAVVETAFRRAWIEVRYGPREMVTVNLGAEPVKVGGDARACTVWARGAADIALRYFIRDGKVICTDVLAREESAVSDGDTRTAGKVTIVVRTSTVAAPVPAPSPTPPVPNVQPAAKSTPDVAPLPALPAPPAPVQPTKPSAVRDVPPQPAPSARPSAPTAPPPPRATDACPTCGRKNPGRPGARYCVVCDQTY; this comes from the coding sequence ATGCCCGCGCCGAAATTCCTGTCTGGGTTGCCCAAGCCGGTCTTGTTCGGGCTGTACGGGGCCATCGGCGGGTTGCTCGGGGCGCTCCTACTCGGCGAACCCATCATGTCGGCGCTCGGGCCGAAACAAGCCCAGGCCGCGCCTGCACCCGCGCCCGAACCGCGGCTCGCGGTCAGCGTTTCGGACCGGCTCCAGGTGTACCAGGGGGGCACCAACAAGCTGCTCGTGCAGATCGTGCGCGACGCCTTCGACGACGACGTGGCGCTCCGCGTCGACGACCTGCCCCCGGGCCTCACGGCGCGCGAAACCGTCATCCCTGCGGGCAAGACCACGGGCGAGATCGAGCTGCGTGCCGCGCTCACGACGAAAGCCGAACTCGGGACCGAACACAAGGGTCTGAAAGTCACCGCGTCCGCGCGCCCCGGGAGGAAGGTCGTCACCGAGACGACCACGTTCGCTCTCACGCCGCTGGTCGCCGCGCCGCCGGAAGCGGACATCGTGTTCGTGCTCGATGTGACTGGTAGCATGCAGAACCAGATCAACGGCCTGAAGGACGGCATCGGTACGTTCGCGAACGACCTGCGTGCGGCCAAGGTGGACGCGCGGTTCGGGTGCCTCGCGTTCCGCGATTTGACCCAGGGAGAACCGAGTCAGGTTCTCAAGTTCAAAGGCGCACAATTTACGGACGACGCGATCGCGTTCAGTAACGAGGTCGCACGGCTGAGCGCACGCGGGGGTGGCGACGACCCCGAGACCAGCCTGGAAGCGATTATCGAAGGGGCTGGTTACGACTTCCGTAAGGGCGCGACGCGAAGTCTTGTTCTGATTACCGACGCGGCACCCAAGACCCGCGGCGTGAGTGTTCAGAAGACCGCGAGTACGTTAGCCGACAAGAAAATCGATCTACTCCATCTGGTCATCAACAGCCCGGGACGGGCACAGTATCAGGAAGTGCAGCTCGGCGCGCTCGGCGTCCCCGCGGAGAAAGGCGTGGACCGCGGTAAAGAATTCGATCTGGCGAAGACCGCGGGCGATTCCGCGGCGTTCACCAACGTGCTGCTCCCGGAAATGACAAAGGCTATTGTCGCGGCAGCGGAGGCGAAGCCTGCCGCACGCCCGGAACTGGCGAAACAAGAAATCGCGAAGCCCGAACTGAAGACGGTGAAGGCCGTGCAGTCGGACCAGACTTACGACCAGAGTTCGATCGGGCAGCTCGTCCTCGCGGTCGGCGCGTGGACCGGGTCCATTGCGGGACTCGTGTGCTTATTCTTGCTCGGTGGACAGCACCACTACTTGCGCGGCGGGCTGCCACCGGTGGGCGGCATTGTAGCGGGTCTCGTGGGGGGGATTGTGGCGGGGGTAATCGGCGGTGCGGCCGGCCAGGGATTGTTCCTCCTCGCCCCCGGGAATAAGGAGCTTACGATTGTCTTCCAGGTTCTGAGTTGGGCGCTGCTCGGCGGGTTGGCGGGTGCGGGGTTATCGATGTTCGTGCCCAATCTGAAGACCGGGTACGGCTTGGTGGGCGGCGCGCTGGGCGGGGCGCTCGGTGCGGGCGGGTACATCGTGGTCACCGCGTCTGCGGGGGCTCAACTCGGTCGGCTCGCGGGCGGGTTGGCTCTGGGATTGTGTATCGGGCTGATGGTCGCGGTGGTGGAAACCGCGTTCCGGCGCGCGTGGATCGAGGTGCGGTACGGCCCGCGCGAGATGGTGACCGTGAATCTCGGCGCCGAACCGGTGAAGGTCGGTGGCGACGCACGGGCCTGCACCGTCTGGGCACGCGGTGCGGCCGACATCGCGCTGCGGTACTTCATTCGCGACGGAAAAGTGATCTGCACTGATGTGCTGGCCCGCGAAGAGTCCGCGGTGAGCGACGGCGACACGCGCACCGCGGGAAAAGTAACGATCGTGGTGCGAACGAGCACCGTGGCCGCGCCCGTTCCGGCCCCGAGTCCCACACCACCCGTGCCGAACGTTCAACCCGCTGCGAAATCGACACCCGACGTGGCGCCGCTGCCCGCACTCCCCGCGCCGCCCGCGCCCGTGCAGCCGACGAAGCCGAGCGCGGTTCGCGATGTGCCCCCGCAACCAGCGCCCAGCGCGCGACCGTCCGCGCCAACTGCTCCGCCTCCGCCGCGCGCGACCGATGCGTGCCCCACATGTGGGCGCAAGAACCCGGGGCGCCCCGGTGCGCGTTACTGCGTGGTTTGCGACCAGACGTACTAG